The Garra rufa chromosome 23, GarRuf1.0, whole genome shotgun sequence genome includes a region encoding these proteins:
- the pitpnab gene encoding phosphatidylinositol transfer protein alpha isoform: protein MLIKEFRVILPISVEEYQVGQLYSVAEASKNETGGGEGVEVLKNEPYEKEGEKGQYTHKIYHLQSKVPSFVRMLAPASALNIHEKAWNAYPYCRTVITNEYMKENFLIKIETWHKPDMGQQDNVHGLDPDTWKKVEVVYLDIADRSQVEPKDYKPEEDPTKFKSVKTGRGPLGPDWKKELPKRTDCPHMCAYKLVTVKFKWWGLQNKVENFIQKQEKRLFTNFHRQLFCWIDKWIELNMDDIRRMEEETRKELDEMRVKDPVKGMVAIED from the exons TATCAGGTTGGGCAGCTGTACTCAGTAGCGGAAGCCAGTAAGAATGAGACGGGTGGAGGAGAAGGCGTTGAGGTGTTGAAGAATGAACCCTATGAGAAGGAAGGAGAGAAGGGACAGTACACACATAAAATCTACCACCTGCAGAG TAAAGTCCCGTCATTTGTACGAATGCTTGCACCAGCGTCAGCACTGAACATTCATGAGAAAGCTTGGAACGCCTACCCATACTGCCGCacag TAATCACT AATGAGTATATGAAAGAAAACTTTCTCATCAAGATCGAGACGTGGCACAAACCTGACATGGGACAGCAGGACAAT GTTCACGGTCTAGACCCAGACACCTGGAAGAAGGTTGAGGTGGTGTACTTAGACATCGCAGACCGGAGTCAGGTGGAGCCAAAG GACTATAAACCAGAGGAAGACCCCACTAAGTTTAAGTCTGTAAAGACTGGAAGAGGGCCGCTCGGTCCGGATTGGAAG AAAGAGCTACCTAAAAGGACAGACTGCCCACACATGTGTGCCTACAAACTGGTTACTGTCAAGTTCAAGTGGTGGGGCCTGCAAAACAAAGTGGAAAACTTTATTCAAAAG CAAGAGAAGCGCTTGTTCACTAATTTCCACCGACAGCTATTCTGTTGGATTGATAAATGGATCGAGCTGAACATGGACGACATCCGCAGAATGGAGGAAGAGACCAGGAAGGAACTGGATGAG ATGAGAGTGAAGGACCCGGTGAAAGGTATGGTGGCTATTGAAGACTGA